One Curtobacterium sp. BH-2-1-1 genomic region harbors:
- a CDS encoding arylamine N-acetyltransferase produces MDTPTTVVDDYLHRLAIDYVPFADLRSLQTLHRTHLATVPLEELGGCEDAAGSLPGLLDRITQQRRGAPATQLNLAFAMLLVGLGFTVTPLTVTPNRLPSARGIPRLALTVRLGADPYLVDVSGAGADEPLRLQDRQQQRGSIDGFEIHMLNGELGVRGSDGPRYTVASARGLDDTLRFDALVRSDTLGRRVGADAPVFSIRRQRGRTTLIGDHLIETNGTARTDVLLAPGQAPQAIRERFGVVPSAREERCLCGRSR; encoded by the coding sequence ATGGACACGCCCACAACGGTCGTCGACGACTACCTCCACAGGCTCGCCATTGACTACGTCCCCTTCGCGGACCTCAGGAGCCTCCAGACACTGCACCGCACACACCTCGCGACGGTTCCGCTCGAGGAACTCGGCGGATGCGAGGACGCAGCCGGCTCCTTGCCCGGGCTCCTCGACCGCATCACCCAGCAGCGGCGCGGTGCACCCGCGACGCAACTGAACCTGGCGTTCGCGATGCTGCTGGTCGGCCTCGGCTTCACCGTCACCCCGCTCACCGTCACCCCGAACCGACTCCCCAGCGCCCGCGGGATTCCCCGATTGGCTCTCACCGTGCGCCTCGGGGCGGACCCGTACCTGGTAGATGTGTCCGGAGCCGGCGCCGACGAACCACTGCGCCTCCAGGACAGGCAACAGCAGAGAGGTTCGATCGACGGCTTTGAGATCCACATGCTCAATGGCGAGCTCGGCGTCCGAGGATCGGACGGTCCTCGCTACACGGTGGCATCCGCTCGAGGTCTTGACGACACCCTCCGCTTCGACGCTCTTGTCCGTTCCGACACGCTCGGCCGGCGGGTTGGCGCCGATGCACCTGTCTTCTCAATTCGTCGGCAACGCGGACGGACGACCCTCATCGGCGATCACCTCATCGAGACGAACGGGACGGCGCGCACGGATGTGCTGCTCGCGCCGGGCCAAGCCCCGCAAGCGATACGCGAGCGATTCGGTGTCGTGCCCTCCGCTCGGGAAGAGCGGTGTTTGTGCGGTCGATCTCGTTGA
- a CDS encoding cytochrome b N-terminal domain-containing protein yields MVADTTLGRLSAAALIWMRHRPVPLHWTSLFGVATAAIAMVYLGTGFVMGFLFNASTEEVVYHGLYAPLDGHSVSAAYASELRLAFDVHGGMLLRQLHHWSMQLLPATIIMQMLVTFFTGGFRKPRRTRWVLLFLLYVVALAGGWSGYGLPDDMLSGSGLRIVEGVALGIPLIGTDVAGLLFGGPFPGRIIETLAVIHFGVVPIAMALLLTVQAVVALAEPPAQFPAPGRSEATTTGVALWPNGLIRLGGFFIIVVGILVVIATTVTINPVWEYGPSDPGNATAGSQPDWYTAFLDGALRLVPPGWEIVILGRTVTLAVVVPLLAIGAFMVLVLLYPFLEQWVAADARDHHLVQRPRDTPTRTAIGAAGMTFYGILWAAGSADVLAHQFQLALETVIHTEQTLLIVGPLIAFALARRTALALQRKDREALLHGYETGRIVRLPDGDHIEVHASISAEEQWRILAAERPEPVILQPRADGRTTTAMRIRTQLNHFFFTDRLAPLPPVDAEHAAPVAAGDATQAPVVKA; encoded by the coding sequence GTGGTCGCGGACACCACGCTCGGACGGCTGTCCGCCGCGGCCCTCATCTGGATGCGGCACCGCCCGGTACCGCTGCATTGGACCAGCTTGTTCGGCGTCGCGACCGCAGCGATCGCAATGGTCTATCTCGGCACAGGATTCGTCATGGGGTTCCTGTTCAATGCGTCCACCGAAGAAGTCGTCTACCACGGGTTGTACGCACCCCTCGACGGTCACAGTGTCTCCGCGGCGTACGCGTCGGAGCTGCGGCTGGCCTTCGACGTGCATGGCGGTATGCTGCTGCGCCAACTGCACCACTGGTCGATGCAGCTCCTCCCGGCGACGATCATCATGCAGATGCTCGTCACCTTCTTCACCGGCGGGTTCCGCAAGCCGCGCCGCACGCGCTGGGTTCTGCTGTTCCTCCTGTACGTCGTCGCCCTCGCCGGCGGATGGAGCGGTTACGGGCTACCGGACGACATGCTCTCCGGCAGCGGACTCCGCATCGTCGAAGGCGTCGCTCTTGGCATCCCACTGATCGGAACGGACGTCGCCGGGCTCCTATTCGGGGGCCCGTTCCCCGGCCGAATCATCGAGACACTCGCCGTCATCCACTTCGGCGTCGTCCCGATCGCCATGGCCCTGCTGCTCACTGTCCAAGCCGTCGTCGCCCTCGCGGAACCACCAGCTCAGTTCCCCGCTCCCGGCAGGTCGGAAGCGACGACGACGGGGGTGGCGCTCTGGCCCAACGGGCTGATCCGGCTCGGCGGCTTCTTCATCATTGTGGTGGGGATCCTGGTCGTCATCGCGACGACGGTGACGATCAATCCGGTGTGGGAGTACGGCCCGTCCGACCCCGGCAACGCAACCGCGGGGTCGCAACCGGACTGGTACACGGCCTTCCTTGACGGTGCCCTTCGCCTCGTGCCACCCGGATGGGAGATCGTCATCCTCGGACGAACCGTGACACTCGCCGTCGTCGTCCCGTTGCTCGCGATCGGCGCCTTCATGGTCCTCGTACTGCTGTACCCATTCCTCGAGCAGTGGGTCGCGGCCGACGCGCGCGATCACCACCTGGTGCAGCGACCACGCGACACCCCGACACGCACGGCCATCGGCGCTGCCGGCATGACCTTCTACGGCATCCTCTGGGCAGCCGGCAGCGCGGACGTTCTCGCGCACCAATTCCAACTGGCACTCGAGACCGTCATCCACACCGAGCAGACGCTGCTGATCGTCGGACCGCTCATCGCATTCGCGCTCGCCCGCCGGACCGCGCTCGCACTCCAGCGCAAGGATCGCGAAGCGCTCCTCCACGGCTACGAAACGGGACGCATCGTCCGACTCCCCGACGGCGACCACATCGAAGTCCACGCATCGATCAGCGCCGAAGAGCAATGGCGCATCCTCGCCGCCGAACGGCCCGAACCGGTCATCCTGCAGCCCAGAGCAGACGGCCGCACCACCACCGCGATGCGAATCCGTACTCAGTTGAACCACTTCTTCTTCACGGACCGCCTCGCGCCGCTACCCCCAGTCGATGCAGAACACGCCGCGCCTGTCGCCGCCGGTGACGCCACGCAAGCTCCGGTCGTCAAAGCATGA
- a CDS encoding GNAT family N-acetyltransferase, translating into MSYRTIRPEDLPLLFRLERAYMQEVEPDSVAGWTNALDRNLELWIDCLPTSGAITDADGMVTGLAVWQLQPAVATLVAVHVVPERRGAGVGGRLLEGFVSAATAGGAPTAALGVHESNTRAERLYTSHGFRHIGSDGAYRLFERSLTS; encoded by the coding sequence ATGAGCTACCGCACAATCCGTCCCGAGGATCTCCCGCTGCTGTTCCGTCTGGAACGGGCGTACATGCAGGAGGTTGAGCCGGACAGTGTCGCCGGATGGACGAATGCTTTGGACCGGAATCTCGAGCTGTGGATCGATTGCTTGCCCACCAGCGGCGCGATCACGGACGCGGATGGCATGGTCACCGGTTTGGCCGTCTGGCAACTGCAGCCCGCCGTCGCGACACTCGTCGCCGTGCACGTGGTGCCCGAGCGGCGGGGCGCCGGTGTCGGCGGCCGCCTCTTGGAAGGGTTCGTCAGTGCAGCGACCGCTGGCGGTGCACCGACGGCCGCGCTCGGCGTCCACGAGTCGAATACTCGCGCTGAACGGCTCTACACGTCCCACGGGTTTCGCCACATCGGATCGGACGGTGCGTACCGCCTTTTCGAACGCAGCCTCACCAGCTGA
- a CDS encoding MerR family transcriptional regulator, which produces MREVPLPEVDAAVPPDGLSIGQAAAALGLPMETLRYYDRAGLMLDPTPRTPSGQRRYHQPDLDWVGGLVMLRETGMSIADIRGIAELSRRPGTEEDRLRFFEDHRQHVLEDLARTQRHLAAIEQKIATYRAIVEKGTPANADTTAR; this is translated from the coding sequence ATGCGCGAAGTTCCCCTCCCCGAAGTCGATGCAGCCGTCCCACCGGACGGGCTGAGCATCGGGCAGGCCGCGGCCGCGCTGGGTCTCCCGATGGAGACCCTGCGGTACTACGACCGGGCTGGCCTGATGCTCGACCCGACGCCGCGGACACCGTCCGGGCAGCGCCGGTACCACCAACCCGACCTCGACTGGGTCGGCGGGTTGGTGATGCTGCGCGAGACCGGCATGTCGATCGCCGACATCCGCGGGATCGCTGAACTCAGTCGACGGCCCGGCACGGAAGAGGACCGGCTCCGGTTCTTCGAGGACCACCGGCAGCACGTCCTCGAAGACCTCGCACGGACGCAGCGGCACCTCGCCGCGATCGAACAGAAAATTGCCACCTACCGGGCGATCGTCGAGAAAGGAACCCCTGCAAATGCAGACACGACAGCTCGGTGA
- a CDS encoding SDR family oxidoreductase: MKIAIAGGTGTVGRHVVHAALERGHDVVVLSKQHGVDVLGNVGIAGSIEDADAVIDVLNTTTLSTKAARAFFSTATSNLLAAETRVGTAHHVVLSIVGIDGIDTSYYAGKLAQERLVRASNVPHTVARTAQFHEFSEQVAAQTSIGPVTVVPRTLSRPVAARDVAEHLVRVAESAPAGRGPDLVGPEEDTLAEMIRRMYEHDNVRRRVLDVRLPGAYGRGLASGALRGGAEPQRVTGTTFDQWLRSADHRS; the protein is encoded by the coding sequence ATGAAGATCGCGATCGCCGGCGGCACCGGCACCGTCGGACGCCACGTCGTCCATGCAGCACTTGAACGAGGGCACGACGTCGTCGTCCTCTCGAAACAGCACGGCGTCGACGTGCTCGGCAATGTCGGTATCGCCGGTTCGATCGAAGACGCTGACGCGGTCATCGATGTGCTCAACACCACGACGCTCTCCACCAAAGCGGCCAGAGCTTTCTTCTCGACCGCTACCTCGAACCTCCTCGCGGCGGAGACACGAGTCGGCACAGCGCACCACGTCGTCCTGTCGATCGTCGGTATCGACGGAATCGACACGTCCTACTACGCCGGCAAGCTCGCGCAGGAACGTCTCGTCCGCGCCTCGAACGTCCCGCACACCGTGGCTCGGACCGCGCAGTTCCACGAATTCTCGGAACAGGTCGCAGCACAGACCTCCATCGGACCGGTCACAGTAGTGCCGCGCACCCTGTCTCGGCCCGTCGCAGCACGGGACGTCGCGGAGCACCTCGTCCGCGTCGCCGAATCCGCCCCCGCGGGTCGAGGTCCCGATCTGGTCGGCCCGGAGGAGGACACCCTCGCCGAGATGATCCGACGGATGTACGAACACGACAACGTCCGGCGCCGCGTTCTCGACGTCCGTCTCCCAGGCGCGTACGGCAGGGGCCTCGCTTCCGGTGCCCTGCGAGGCGGGGCCGAGCCACAGCGCGTGACCGGCACGACGTTCGACCAGTGGCTCCGCTCCGCAGACCACCGCAGCTGA
- a CDS encoding TetR/AcrR family transcriptional regulator → MSDRNGLRADAVRNRARVLDAAVQLVSMQGADVPFTAIAAAAGVGVGTVYRHFPSRIALVEAVYRNELDAVCDAAAHLAANEEPATALREWLDRFVDYLATKAGLSSALTAAIAGGAQPFEHSRGRLNDALQVLLAALERAERLRDGVASDDVLLLVAGTAVASETSGTDRRQRDRVLDLVVAAVVA, encoded by the coding sequence ATGAGCGATCGGAACGGCCTTCGCGCGGATGCCGTGCGCAACCGGGCGCGCGTGCTCGATGCAGCAGTGCAGTTGGTATCCATGCAAGGCGCGGACGTGCCGTTCACCGCGATCGCAGCCGCGGCGGGCGTCGGTGTCGGGACCGTCTACCGGCACTTCCCCTCGCGCATCGCCCTGGTCGAAGCTGTGTACCGGAATGAGCTCGACGCTGTCTGCGATGCTGCTGCGCACCTCGCAGCGAACGAGGAACCGGCGACTGCCCTTCGTGAGTGGTTGGACCGGTTTGTCGACTACTTGGCTACGAAAGCCGGTCTGAGCTCGGCGTTGACGGCTGCGATTGCGGGCGGCGCCCAGCCGTTTGAGCACAGCCGCGGCCGTCTGAACGATGCGCTGCAGGTGCTGCTGGCTGCGCTGGAACGAGCCGAACGGCTGCGTGACGGTGTGGCCTCGGACGACGTGCTGCTGTTGGTGGCAGGGACAGCGGTGGCTTCGGAGACGAGCGGCACGGACCGCCGGCAGCGTGATCGTGTACTGGATCTCGTCGTCGCCGCTGTGGTGGCGTAG
- a CDS encoding SDR family oxidoreductase — MGGGRSPRKGTQMKILILGGNGHVGTRLTLRLNELGHDTIVASRTNGVDAVTGAGLGIAMADVDVVVDVLNTVDMDPAAATAFFRGSTERVLAAEHTTGVRHHVLLSVVGADRALANGYYVGKVAQEEAVRDGGIPFTIVRATQFHDFIPTIADWLTDDGVVRAPGMLLQPVDVDDVVDLLAETATRQPVNDTVDLAGPDRYRLDEILRATLSAAADSRQVATAPGVALGADAPDSLVPLGAHRTGTRRYPVDVPTTQP; from the coding sequence ATGGGCGGCGGCAGAAGCCCCCGGAAAGGGACACAAATGAAGATCCTCATCCTCGGCGGCAACGGCCACGTCGGCACCCGCCTCACGCTCCGCCTCAACGAGCTCGGACACGACACCATCGTCGCATCACGCACGAACGGAGTCGACGCCGTCACCGGGGCCGGCCTCGGCATCGCCATGGCCGACGTCGACGTCGTCGTCGACGTGCTGAACACCGTCGACATGGATCCTGCAGCCGCAACCGCCTTCTTCCGCGGATCCACCGAACGGGTCCTCGCGGCCGAGCACACCACCGGCGTCCGCCATCACGTGCTGCTCTCGGTCGTCGGCGCGGACCGCGCACTCGCCAACGGCTACTACGTCGGCAAGGTCGCCCAGGAAGAAGCGGTCCGTGACGGCGGCATACCCTTCACCATCGTCCGCGCAACGCAGTTCCACGACTTCATCCCCACGATCGCCGACTGGCTCACAGACGACGGCGTCGTCCGCGCACCTGGCATGCTGCTCCAGCCTGTCGACGTCGACGACGTCGTGGACCTCCTGGCCGAGACCGCAACCAGGCAGCCCGTGAACGACACCGTCGACCTCGCCGGACCAGACCGCTACCGGCTCGACGAAATCCTCCGCGCAACCCTCTCGGCAGCCGCGGACAGCCGTCAGGTCGCGACAGCGCCCGGCGTTGCGCTCGGCGCCGACGCTCCCGACTCCCTCGTACCGCTCGGCGCACACCGCACCGGCACCCGCCGCTACCCCGTCGACGTGCCCACGACGCAGCCGTAG
- a CDS encoding aldehyde reductase, with protein sequence MTTNPDATVLVTGANGYLGAHITAALLDQGYSVRATVRSAARGAALREDLDRAGVLSADRLDLAYADLSSDNGWTEAMSGARYVMHVASPFPGDTPQHEDDVIVPARDGALRVLAAARDASVERVVMTSSFAAVGYSHKAVPSFTESDWTNPEDDLQPYIKSKVVAERAAWDFVAQQGEGLELSVVNPVGIFGPTLSTKLSTSVAFIKAMLDGSMESLPAQSFGVVDVRDAAVLHLAAMTRSEGAGERFLAVADGPSVSFRDVAVLLHEELGSLASHVPLTEAAASSDGSDSSVAPVISNTKAKNVLGWEPRPVRETLLDTAMSLVELGLVGKDEPSRR encoded by the coding sequence ATGACGACCAACCCAGACGCCACCGTGCTGGTCACCGGCGCGAACGGCTACCTCGGCGCGCACATCACCGCGGCGCTACTCGACCAGGGCTACAGCGTTCGCGCCACCGTCCGCAGCGCAGCCCGAGGAGCGGCGCTGCGCGAGGATCTCGACCGTGCAGGGGTGCTGTCTGCCGACAGGCTCGATCTCGCGTACGCCGACTTGAGCTCCGACAACGGTTGGACCGAGGCCATGTCCGGGGCGCGGTACGTGATGCACGTCGCTTCTCCCTTCCCCGGCGACACCCCGCAGCACGAGGATGACGTGATCGTGCCGGCACGAGACGGAGCACTCCGCGTCCTCGCGGCTGCTCGCGATGCCAGCGTTGAGCGAGTCGTGATGACGTCCTCGTTCGCAGCCGTCGGGTACTCACACAAAGCTGTTCCGAGCTTCACTGAAAGCGACTGGACCAACCCCGAGGATGACCTGCAGCCCTACATCAAGTCGAAGGTCGTCGCCGAGCGAGCCGCGTGGGACTTCGTTGCTCAGCAAGGGGAGGGGCTGGAGCTCTCGGTCGTGAACCCCGTGGGCATCTTTGGCCCGACGCTGAGCACGAAGCTGTCGACGTCAGTCGCGTTCATCAAGGCGATGCTTGACGGTTCGATGGAGAGCCTGCCGGCACAGTCGTTCGGCGTTGTTGATGTGCGCGACGCTGCTGTGCTCCACCTTGCAGCGATGACGCGCTCAGAAGGGGCGGGGGAGCGGTTCCTGGCAGTCGCGGACGGACCATCCGTGAGCTTCCGCGATGTCGCTGTCCTGCTCCACGAGGAGCTCGGCTCCCTCGCCTCACACGTTCCATTGACCGAAGCAGCCGCCAGCAGCGACGGATCGGACAGCTCGGTTGCGCCCGTCATCAGCAACACCAAAGCCAAGAACGTCCTCGGCTGGGAGCCGCGCCCCGTGCGCGAGACGCTGCTCGACACTGCGATGTCCCTCGTGGAACTCGGCCTCGTCGGCAAGGACGAGCCAAGTCGTCGATGA
- a CDS encoding NAD(P)/FAD-dependent oxidoreductase, with amino-acid sequence MKDIVIVGGGYAGFYTAWKLEKKLRRGEARVTVIDPRPYMTYQPFLPEVTAGSVEARHVAVSLRSHLRRTRLIAGAVTNIDHAARTVTVTPKDGEPFPVRYDTIVVTAGAVTRKFPIPGLVDEAIGMKQVEEAVAIRDHILTAFDRASVLPPGPERQKLLTVTFVGGGFSGVEGFGETLALATALLKSYPELSMADISFHLVEAQGRILPEVTDEPGRWVVRHLERRGGHVHLNTQMLSAVGGRVVLSTGEEYDSGLIVWVAGNAANPVVERHTDLPLTARGSVRVRADLRVEGDDGIVPDAWAAGDDAAVPDLAAPKPGALTVPNAQHAVRQGKRLAKNLVATLRGEAPRDYVHHNLGVVATLGLGHGIFQYKRIVITGFPAWVMHRGYHVLAVPTWERKFRVLLVWISAVFAGRDIASLGSITEPRRAFVTGGVPDTVPGATDAR; translated from the coding sequence GTGAAGGACATCGTCATCGTCGGCGGCGGGTACGCCGGGTTCTACACCGCGTGGAAGCTGGAGAAGAAGCTCCGCCGCGGCGAAGCGCGCGTCACCGTCATCGATCCACGTCCCTACATGACGTACCAGCCGTTCCTCCCCGAGGTGACTGCCGGCTCCGTCGAAGCGCGCCACGTCGCCGTTTCCCTCCGTAGCCACCTCCGCAGGACCCGACTGATCGCCGGCGCGGTAACGAACATCGATCACGCCGCCCGGACCGTCACCGTGACACCGAAGGACGGCGAGCCGTTCCCGGTGCGATACGACACCATCGTCGTGACCGCCGGGGCAGTCACGCGGAAGTTCCCCATCCCCGGGCTCGTCGATGAAGCAATCGGGATGAAGCAGGTCGAGGAAGCCGTCGCGATCCGCGACCACATCCTCACCGCCTTCGACCGCGCCTCGGTCCTCCCCCCGGGGCCCGAGCGGCAGAAGCTGCTCACCGTGACGTTCGTTGGAGGTGGCTTCTCCGGCGTGGAAGGCTTCGGCGAAACCCTCGCCCTCGCGACCGCGCTGCTGAAGTCGTACCCGGAGCTGAGCATGGCCGACATCTCGTTCCACCTCGTCGAAGCGCAGGGACGGATCCTGCCCGAGGTCACCGACGAACCCGGCAGGTGGGTCGTCCGACACCTCGAACGACGAGGCGGTCACGTTCACCTGAACACGCAGATGCTCTCCGCCGTCGGCGGCCGCGTGGTCCTCTCGACCGGCGAGGAGTACGACTCCGGCCTCATCGTCTGGGTTGCCGGTAACGCAGCGAACCCCGTCGTGGAGCGCCATACTGACCTGCCACTGACCGCCCGCGGGTCGGTCCGCGTTCGTGCAGACCTGCGCGTGGAGGGCGACGACGGGATCGTTCCGGACGCATGGGCCGCGGGCGATGACGCAGCCGTACCGGACCTTGCCGCCCCGAAGCCGGGGGCACTCACGGTCCCGAACGCTCAGCACGCCGTCCGACAGGGCAAGCGGCTCGCGAAGAACCTCGTCGCAACGCTCCGCGGCGAAGCACCCCGTGACTACGTGCACCACAACCTGGGTGTCGTCGCGACTCTTGGCCTCGGACACGGGATCTTCCAGTACAAGCGCATCGTCATCACGGGCTTTCCCGCGTGGGTCATGCACCGCGGTTACCACGTGCTCGCCGTTCCGACATGGGAGCGGAAGTTCCGTGTCCTTCTGGTCTGGATCAGCGCTGTCTTCGCGGGCCGCGACATCGCCTCCCTCGGCTCCATCACCGAGCCTCGCCGAGCGTTCGTGACCGGTGGTGTCCCCGACACCGTCCCGGGAGCGACCGATGCCCGTTGA
- a CDS encoding aldo/keto reductase, with protein sequence MQTRQLGDGLTVSTIGLGAMGMNAFYGPSDEQESIATLQHAVEIGVTFIDTAEAYGPFTNEQLIGRALGSRRDEITIATKASAETDDDGTVHGRNGSPEYIRRACDRSLRHLGMDTIDLYYLHRADPAVPIEDSVGAMADLVAAGKVRHIGLSEVAASTLRRAHSVHPIAAVQSEFSLFSRDVLHNEEKATADELGIGFVAFSPLGRGVLTEGVRSLDDLAPDDARRGLPRFQPAAFAANRRLVARVERVASEIGATTAQVALAWLLAEGAVPIPGTRRRSRLDENAAAAGIRLTDAQRSALVDAIPAEDVIGSRDGVDAPIGIDR encoded by the coding sequence ATGCAGACACGACAGCTCGGTGACGGACTGACCGTCTCCACGATCGGTCTCGGCGCGATGGGCATGAACGCCTTCTACGGCCCGAGCGATGAGCAGGAGTCGATCGCGACGCTGCAGCACGCGGTCGAGATCGGTGTCACGTTCATCGACACCGCCGAGGCGTACGGACCGTTCACGAACGAGCAGCTGATCGGCCGCGCCCTGGGGTCTCGTCGCGACGAGATCACGATCGCGACGAAGGCATCAGCGGAGACCGACGACGACGGCACCGTCCACGGCCGCAACGGCAGCCCCGAGTACATCCGACGCGCCTGCGACCGGTCCCTCCGGCACCTTGGCATGGACACCATCGATCTGTACTACCTCCACCGCGCCGACCCTGCGGTACCGATCGAGGACAGCGTCGGTGCGATGGCGGACCTGGTCGCAGCGGGGAAGGTGCGACACATCGGCCTCTCAGAAGTCGCCGCGTCCACGCTCCGCCGCGCTCACAGCGTTCACCCGATTGCTGCAGTGCAATCGGAGTTCTCCCTGTTCTCCCGGGACGTGCTGCACAACGAGGAGAAGGCGACCGCTGACGAACTCGGCATCGGCTTCGTGGCCTTCTCCCCGCTCGGACGCGGGGTCCTCACCGAGGGCGTCCGCAGCCTGGACGATCTGGCGCCGGACGACGCCCGGCGAGGTCTCCCGCGCTTCCAGCCCGCAGCGTTCGCTGCAAACCGGCGGCTCGTCGCACGCGTCGAGCGGGTAGCCAGCGAGATCGGTGCGACGACCGCGCAGGTGGCCCTCGCGTGGCTCCTCGCCGAGGGCGCTGTACCCATCCCTGGAACACGTCGCCGCTCCCGCCTCGACGAGAACGCGGCAGCCGCAGGTATTCGGCTCACCGACGCACAGCGAAGCGCGCTCGTCGACGCGATCCCGGCCGAGGACGTCATCGGTTCACGGGACGGTGTCGACGCGCCAATCGGCATCGACCGCTGA
- the sigJ gene encoding RNA polymerase sigma factor SigJ, with product MTDSEPQKPGTDAARASEQLPDVFDERRRLISIGYRMLGTLAEAEDAVQETYVRWYRMTDAERAAITNPQGWLTRVMSRVCLDVLGSARARRERYVGEWLPEPVPANLFTGSASDRTATADPLDRVTLDDEVSTALLIVMESMTPAERVAFVLHDVFAVPFDEIAIIVGRTSTAVRQLATSARRRVRDHDMHPRNRKQHDDVMLAFAAAISSGDLAALTALLDPSVTLRSDGGGVVNAARRAVLGVSNVARFMLGTARKRPSLAFREQLTGDGVALAAMEGDQLLAIVNVKVRDGRITDVWMQVNPEKLTSWSIS from the coding sequence ATGACCGACAGCGAGCCACAGAAGCCCGGAACGGACGCTGCCCGCGCCAGCGAGCAGCTCCCAGACGTCTTCGACGAACGCCGACGGTTGATCTCGATCGGCTACCGCATGCTCGGCACCCTCGCCGAAGCCGAGGACGCAGTGCAGGAAACCTACGTCCGCTGGTACCGAATGACGGATGCCGAACGAGCCGCGATCACGAACCCACAGGGGTGGCTCACGCGGGTGATGAGCAGGGTGTGCCTCGATGTCCTCGGGTCCGCACGGGCACGCCGTGAGCGATACGTCGGGGAATGGCTCCCCGAACCGGTACCTGCCAACCTCTTCACCGGCAGCGCCAGCGACCGGACAGCAACCGCCGACCCATTGGACCGCGTGACGCTCGACGACGAGGTCAGCACGGCGCTGCTGATCGTCATGGAGAGCATGACACCGGCGGAGCGCGTCGCGTTCGTCCTGCACGACGTATTCGCCGTGCCGTTCGACGAGATTGCCATCATCGTCGGTCGAACCTCCACAGCCGTCCGGCAGCTCGCGACGTCAGCCCGACGCCGCGTGCGAGATCACGACATGCACCCACGCAACCGGAAGCAGCACGATGACGTCATGCTCGCCTTCGCGGCCGCGATTAGCAGCGGAGATCTCGCCGCGCTGACGGCGCTCCTAGACCCCTCAGTCACACTCCGCTCCGACGGCGGAGGCGTCGTCAACGCCGCTCGACGCGCGGTCCTCGGTGTCTCCAACGTCGCTCGGTTCATGCTCGGCACCGCTCGCAAGCGGCCCTCCCTCGCATTCCGCGAACAGTTGACCGGTGACGGTGTCGCGCTCGCCGCCATGGAGGGGGATCAGCTGCTCGCCATCGTCAACGTCAAGGTGCGTGACGGGCGCATCACCGACGTGTGGATGCAGGTCAACCCGGAGAAACTGACCTCCTGGTCCATCAGCTGA
- a CDS encoding carboxymuconolactone decarboxylase family protein, whose protein sequence is MQHVNIGKHAPKNYETLMALTGQAEHDAADAGLDKKLVELVKIRASQLNGCAFCLRMHVRDAIAAGETADRLAVVAAWWESQYFSPEEQAALLIAEQITGIGDQHVTRRPEVAPLSDEQVSAITWVAIVINAWNRVAITSHYPVAP, encoded by the coding sequence ATGCAGCACGTGAACATCGGCAAGCACGCGCCGAAGAACTACGAAACGCTCATGGCTTTGACGGGCCAGGCCGAACACGATGCCGCCGACGCGGGACTGGACAAGAAGCTCGTGGAGCTGGTGAAGATCCGCGCCTCGCAGCTGAACGGGTGCGCGTTCTGCCTCCGGATGCACGTCCGCGACGCCATCGCCGCCGGCGAGACCGCCGATCGGCTTGCCGTCGTCGCGGCCTGGTGGGAATCGCAGTACTTCTCCCCCGAGGAGCAGGCCGCGCTCCTGATCGCGGAGCAGATCACCGGCATCGGCGACCAGCACGTGACGCGCCGGCCGGAGGTGGCACCGCTATCCGACGAGCAGGTATCCGCTATCACCTGGGTTGCGATCGTCATCAACGCCTGGAACCGGGTCGCGATCACCAGCCACTACCCGGTAGCCCCCTGA